A section of the Alkalihalobacillus sp. LMS39 genome encodes:
- a CDS encoding lactate utilization protein C, whose product MTKGTVQNKDKFLQTVAKSLGRERRTENVTRPQWTHRPQWDVFKGKTQDELVDILAKQCENIHTDMVKTTADQLQPALDAVINGYEANSVISWDDPRFEEYGVTKYFEEAKAKGKSIHTWDTAMGEENITIAEKANVGITFSDITLAESGTVVLLSNSGKGRSVSLLPTFYVAIIPKSTIVPRMTQATSYIHKLQQEQGKVPSCINFISGPSNSADIEMNLVVGVHGPIRVTYIVVMDK is encoded by the coding sequence GTGACAAAAGGAACAGTTCAAAACAAAGACAAGTTTTTACAAACAGTTGCCAAAAGCCTTGGTCGAGAACGACGAACTGAAAACGTAACTCGCCCACAATGGACACATCGCCCACAATGGGATGTGTTTAAAGGGAAAACTCAAGATGAATTAGTCGACATCCTTGCTAAACAATGTGAAAACATTCATACCGATATGGTGAAAACAACAGCTGACCAACTGCAACCAGCTCTTGATGCTGTTATCAACGGCTATGAAGCGAATTCAGTGATTAGTTGGGATGACCCACGCTTTGAAGAATATGGGGTAACAAAGTATTTTGAAGAAGCAAAAGCAAAAGGAAAGTCCATTCATACGTGGGATACAGCAATGGGAGAAGAAAACATTACAATCGCTGAAAAAGCGAATGTCGGGATTACGTTTTCAGATATAACATTAGCAGAATCAGGAACAGTTGTATTGTTAAGCAATAGTGGCAAAGGACGCTCAGTCAGCTTATTGCCAACATTTTATGTTGCTATCATTCCAAAAAGTACGATTGTCCCGCGGATGACGCAAGCAACAAGTTATATTCACAAACTTCAACAAGAACAAGGAAAAGTGCCTTCTTGTATTAATTTTATTTCTGGTCCGAGTAATAGTGCCGATATTGAAATGAACCTTGTTGTCGGTGTTCATGGACCGATTCGGGTGACGTATATTGTTGTGATGGATAAATAA
- a CDS encoding DUF1836 domain-containing protein, with protein MTNLEEIFKQFQMDDKLLLEDMPNIDLYMDQVIQLFENKFGHSKRYKDDKVLTKTMINNYAKGKLFFPIKNKKYSKEHLILISLIYQLKGGLSINDIRDTFEQTNENIEKDALDIESFYQSYVSVTSNNAERFKQDLEERIKEVEKEVDSFSEEEKVYLEKVLLITSLIHMSNLFRRAAEKVVDDIKKEKQ; from the coding sequence ATGACGAATCTAGAAGAGATTTTCAAACAATTTCAAATGGATGATAAGCTTCTGCTCGAAGATATGCCGAATATCGATTTATATATGGACCAAGTGATTCAACTATTCGAGAACAAGTTTGGTCATTCAAAACGATATAAAGATGATAAAGTGTTAACAAAAACGATGATTAACAACTATGCAAAAGGGAAATTGTTTTTTCCGATAAAAAATAAAAAATATTCAAAAGAACACCTTATTTTAATTAGTTTAATTTATCAATTAAAAGGGGGCTTATCGATTAATGACATCCGCGATACATTCGAACAAACAAATGAAAACATTGAGAAGGATGCTCTCGACATTGAATCGTTTTATCAAAGTTATGTGAGTGTGACATCAAATAATGCGGAAAGATTTAAACAGGATCTTGAGGAACGGATAAAAGAAGTGGAAAAAGAAGTAGATTCTTTCAGTGAGGAAGAAAAAGTTTATTTAGAAAAAGTACTACTCATTACATCTCTTATTCATATGAGTAATTTGTTTCGACGTGCGGCCGAAAAAGTCGTTGATGATATAAAAAAAGAGAAGCAATGA